Proteins encoded in a region of the Streptomyces sp. NBC_01471 genome:
- a CDS encoding response regulator transcription factor: protein MTIRVLIVDDQMMVRQGFTVLLNAEPDIEVVGQAVDGLDAVARVAELAPDVVLMDIRMPGLGGIEATRRITGPAGAAVRVLVLTTFDLDEYVYEALRAGAAGFLLKDASADELARAVRVVAAGDALLAPNITKRLIAEFSRVTNSPRTAPKGRAGDLTERETEVLSLIAQGLSNAEIAGQLVVAEQTVKTHVSRILVKLGLRDRTQAAVFAYETGLVRPAGY, encoded by the coding sequence ATGACCATCCGGGTGCTGATCGTGGACGACCAGATGATGGTCCGGCAGGGCTTCACGGTCCTGCTCAACGCGGAGCCGGACATCGAGGTCGTCGGCCAGGCCGTCGACGGGCTCGACGCCGTCGCCCGGGTCGCCGAACTCGCCCCGGATGTCGTCCTGATGGACATCCGGATGCCCGGACTCGGCGGCATCGAGGCCACCCGGCGGATCACCGGGCCGGCCGGCGCGGCCGTGCGGGTCCTGGTGCTGACGACCTTCGATCTCGACGAGTACGTGTACGAGGCGCTCCGCGCGGGCGCTGCGGGCTTCCTCCTGAAGGACGCGTCGGCGGACGAACTCGCCCGTGCCGTAAGGGTGGTGGCGGCCGGTGACGCGCTGCTCGCGCCGAACATCACCAAACGCCTCATCGCCGAGTTCTCCCGGGTGACCAACTCCCCCCGTACCGCGCCGAAGGGCCGGGCCGGCGACCTGACCGAGCGCGAGACCGAGGTTCTCTCCCTCATCGCCCAGGGGCTGTCCAACGCGGAGATCGCCGGACAGCTGGTGGTGGCGGAGCAGACCGTGAAGACCCACGTGAGCCGGATCCTGGTCAAGCTGGGCCTGCGCGACCGGACCCAGGCCGCGGTCTTCGCCTACGAGACGGGTCTGGTCCGCCCGGCCGGATACTGA
- a CDS encoding MBL fold metallo-hydrolase, whose translation MTEQTESSLAEPQPHAPGTQTGQPVPVAKKTAKKTAKKTARKTQPRPHTRPGPRTRTPGILRPPGEIRLWPKSFADRLTAPLPGVRAMARLAREGAVRPRPDGLRDIPLLPYAPAPLPEADATTIAVTWAGHASWVVRIGGLTVLTDPVWSRRILGTPARVTPVGVRWADLPKIDAVVISHNHYDHLDAPTVKRLPRDTPLFVPAGLARWFRRRRFTRVTELDWWESSETGGVRFDFVPAHHWSKRTLTDTCRSLWGGWVLTDQQGRRVYFAGDTGYGHWFGEIGHRHPGIDLALLPIGAYEPRWMLGPVHTDPEEAVAACEDLGARRMAPMHWGAFLLSAEPVLEPLTRVRAAWELAGRPRDELWDLPVGGSRVLQEVPAD comes from the coding sequence ATGACGGAACAGACCGAGAGCTCCCTCGCCGAGCCGCAGCCGCACGCACCGGGGACGCAGACCGGGCAGCCCGTCCCCGTCGCGAAGAAGACCGCGAAGAAGACCGCGAAGAAGACCGCGAGGAAGACACAGCCCCGGCCGCACACCCGGCCCGGGCCCCGCACCCGTACACCCGGCATCCTGCGTCCGCCCGGCGAGATCAGGCTCTGGCCGAAGTCCTTCGCCGACCGGCTCACCGCCCCGCTGCCCGGTGTCCGGGCCATGGCCAGACTGGCCCGTGAGGGCGCTGTGCGGCCACGCCCCGACGGGCTGCGTGACATCCCGCTGCTGCCGTACGCCCCCGCGCCGCTCCCCGAGGCCGACGCCACCACCATCGCCGTCACCTGGGCGGGACACGCCAGCTGGGTGGTGCGCATCGGCGGTCTCACGGTCCTCACCGATCCGGTCTGGTCGCGCAGGATCCTCGGGACGCCCGCCCGGGTCACCCCCGTCGGGGTCCGCTGGGCCGACCTGCCGAAGATCGACGCAGTGGTCATCAGCCACAATCACTACGACCACCTGGACGCCCCCACCGTCAAGCGGCTCCCGCGCGACACCCCGCTCTTCGTCCCGGCCGGACTGGCCCGCTGGTTCCGGCGCCGCCGGTTCACCCGCGTCACCGAGCTCGACTGGTGGGAGTCGTCCGAGACCGGCGGTGTCCGCTTCGACTTCGTGCCCGCCCACCACTGGTCCAAGCGCACCCTCACCGACACCTGCCGTTCGCTCTGGGGCGGCTGGGTCCTCACCGACCAGCAGGGCCGGCGGGTGTACTTCGCGGGCGACACCGGGTACGGCCACTGGTTCGGGGAGATCGGCCACCGCCATCCCGGCATCGATCTGGCGCTGCTGCCGATCGGGGCGTACGAACCGCGCTGGATGCTCGGGCCCGTGCACACCGACCCGGAGGAGGCGGTGGCGGCCTGCGAGGACCTGGGCGCGCGCCGGATGGCGCCGATGCACTGGGGCGCGTTCCTGCTCTCCGCCGAGCCGGTGCTCGAACCGCTCACCCGGGTGCGTGCGGCCTGGGAGCTGGCGGGCCGCCCGCGCGACGAGCTGTGGGACCTGCCGGTGGGCGGGTCCAGGGTGCTCCAGGAGGTCCCGGCCGACTGA
- a CDS encoding aminotransferase class I/II-fold pyridoxal phosphate-dependent enzyme, producing the protein MQRTVPESRGPVRYGPPAPGPGLPVLSELAAALTGAAFRTDPEPPGGGTALRAAACGYWTRRGLGCAPGDTVAAGGAQSLLLALLAADGGDLMLPRPCPAWWIPQARLVGRAAYPVPTPAECGGVPDPYALLETVRRVRAEGGDPRLLLLSVADDPTATAAPPELLHQACEAALSEGLHIISDETWRDTGHRPDETVLLSPAEMCPDEVTVLSDLAGSLTPTAWPVAVARFPDTADGAARRARTLDALTAIGAAVSAPVAAAAACALGEPAAVRERAVRAALLHARVATAAHHAVLAAGALARPPQAGRHLYADLGPLRSGLAALGVTDAMELEDYLGRRLGTPAPGGHRFGDDPAALRVRFATGPLVGTTPQERLESLNSAEPLELPHVARALRTFATALEQLR; encoded by the coding sequence ATGCAGCGGACGGTTCCGGAGAGCCGCGGCCCTGTCCGCTACGGTCCGCCCGCCCCCGGCCCCGGCCTGCCCGTGCTCTCCGAACTGGCTGCCGCACTCACCGGCGCGGCCTTCCGTACCGACCCCGAGCCGCCCGGCGGCGGGACCGCGCTGCGGGCGGCGGCCTGCGGATACTGGACCCGCCGCGGACTCGGCTGCGCGCCGGGTGACACGGTCGCCGCCGGCGGCGCCCAGTCGCTGCTGCTCGCACTCCTCGCGGCGGACGGCGGCGACCTCATGCTGCCCCGCCCGTGCCCCGCCTGGTGGATACCGCAGGCACGTCTCGTCGGGCGGGCCGCCTACCCGGTGCCCACCCCCGCGGAGTGCGGCGGAGTGCCCGATCCGTACGCGCTCCTGGAGACCGTACGCAGAGTGCGCGCCGAGGGAGGCGACCCCCGGCTGCTGCTGCTCTCCGTCGCCGACGACCCCACCGCGACCGCCGCTCCGCCCGAGCTGCTGCACCAGGCCTGCGAGGCCGCGCTCTCCGAGGGGCTGCACATCATCAGCGACGAGACCTGGCGCGACACCGGACACCGGCCGGACGAGACCGTGCTGCTCAGCCCCGCCGAGATGTGCCCGGACGAGGTGACCGTCCTGTCCGACCTGGCGGGTTCGCTGACCCCGACGGCCTGGCCGGTGGCCGTCGCCCGGTTCCCCGACACGGCGGACGGAGCCGCCCGGCGCGCCAGAACACTGGACGCGCTCACCGCGATCGGGGCGGCGGTGTCCGCACCGGTCGCCGCCGCTGCCGCCTGCGCGCTGGGCGAACCCGCGGCCGTACGGGAACGGGCGGTGCGGGCGGCCCTGCTGCACGCCCGGGTGGCCACCGCGGCCCATCACGCGGTGCTCGCCGCGGGAGCGCTCGCCAGGCCTCCGCAGGCCGGGCGCCATCTGTACGCGGATCTGGGGCCGCTGCGCTCCGGCCTGGCCGCCCTGGGTGTCACCGACGCGATGGAACTGGAGGACTACCTGGGGCGGCGGCTCGGCACACCGGCGCCCGGAGGCCACCGCTTCGGCGACGATCCGGCCGCACTGCGGGTGCGGTTCGCGACGGGCCCCCTCGTCGGGACGACCCCCCAGGAGCGCCTGGAGTCCCTCAACTCGGCCGAGCCACTCGAACTGCCGCATGTGGCAAGGGCGCTGAGGACCTTTGCGACAGCCCTGGAGCAACTGCGATGA
- a CDS encoding bifunctional phosphatase PAP2/diacylglycerol kinase family protein produces MASAVPHSGPVRFERLTGWFGARDQALFRSAAARHWPAAAPVLPRLSRSANHGLLWFGAAAGIAAVGRSTRARRAAVRGMASLAVASAVANTVAKGSVRRSRPILDAVPVMRQLKRQPVTTSFPSGHAASAAAFATGVALESKGWGAVVAPLAISVAASRVYTGVHYPSDVVIGAALGVGAAFAVRGLVPTRDQLPAPGRPHTEAPVLPGGENLVVVVNRASGSAAARSALVRDALPLAEVVECDPGELVATLEKAARNCRALGICGGDGTVNRAAVVAARHGVPLAVFPGGTLNHFAYDIGIEEVHDTCRALASGDAVKVDLGRFTPGPDGPGGEPGHFLNTFSLGSYPELVRIREHWSPKIGGWPAGVLAAVRVLSSQRPLRAEFQGEQRTLWTLFAGNGMYQQMGPTPGRRFDLADGLLDVRVVHGGRLPGLRLLAAALAGPLSRSPVHAAERLRRVRVAGLTPGTPLAFDGEITEAPATLWIDKDDEALTVYRPLPL; encoded by the coding sequence ATGGCATCCGCCGTCCCCCACAGCGGCCCGGTCCGCTTCGAACGGCTCACGGGCTGGTTCGGGGCCCGGGACCAGGCCCTGTTCCGGTCCGCGGCTGCCCGGCACTGGCCGGCCGCGGCGCCGGTCCTGCCCCGGCTGAGCCGCAGTGCCAACCACGGACTGCTCTGGTTCGGCGCCGCCGCCGGGATCGCCGCGGTGGGCCGCTCCACCCGGGCGCGGCGGGCCGCCGTGCGCGGGATGGCCTCGCTGGCCGTGGCCTCGGCCGTCGCCAACACGGTGGCCAAGGGGTCGGTCCGCAGATCGAGACCGATACTGGACGCCGTACCGGTGATGCGGCAGCTGAAGCGGCAGCCGGTCACCACGTCGTTCCCGTCGGGGCACGCGGCGTCGGCCGCCGCCTTCGCCACGGGTGTCGCGCTGGAGTCGAAGGGCTGGGGCGCGGTCGTGGCGCCGCTCGCCATCAGCGTCGCCGCCTCCCGCGTCTACACCGGCGTGCACTATCCGAGTGACGTGGTCATCGGGGCGGCGCTCGGTGTGGGGGCCGCCTTCGCGGTGCGGGGGCTCGTGCCGACCCGCGACCAGCTGCCCGCCCCGGGCCGTCCGCACACCGAGGCGCCGGTGCTGCCCGGCGGCGAGAATCTCGTCGTGGTGGTCAACAGGGCGTCGGGGTCGGCCGCGGCCAGGTCGGCCCTGGTCAGGGACGCGCTGCCGCTCGCGGAGGTGGTGGAGTGCGACCCCGGCGAGCTGGTGGCCACCCTGGAGAAGGCGGCGCGGAACTGCCGGGCCCTGGGCATCTGCGGCGGCGACGGAACGGTCAACAGGGCGGCCGTGGTCGCGGCCCGGCACGGTGTGCCGCTGGCCGTCTTCCCCGGCGGGACGCTGAACCACTTCGCGTACGACATCGGGATCGAGGAAGTCCACGACACCTGCCGGGCGCTGGCGTCCGGCGACGCCGTGAAGGTCGATCTCGGCCGCTTCACACCGGGCCCGGACGGACCCGGCGGCGAGCCGGGACACTTCCTCAACACCTTCAGCCTGGGCTCCTACCCGGAGCTCGTACGGATCAGGGAGCACTGGTCCCCGAAGATCGGCGGCTGGCCCGCCGGGGTGCTGGCGGCGGTGCGGGTCCTCAGCTCGCAGCGGCCGCTCCGGGCCGAGTTCCAGGGCGAGCAGCGGACCCTGTGGACGCTGTTCGCGGGCAACGGCATGTACCAGCAGATGGGGCCGACCCCCGGACGGCGTTTCGATCTGGCGGACGGCCTGCTGGACGTCCGGGTGGTGCACGGCGGGCGGCTGCCGGGGCTGCGGCTGCTGGCGGCGGCGCTCGCGGGGCCGCTGTCCCGCTCCCCCGTCCACGCGGCGGAGCGGCTGCGCCGGGTCCGGGTCGCCGGACTCACGCCCGGCACACCGCTCGCGTTCGACGGGGAGATCACCGAGGCACCGGCCACGCTCTGGATCGACAAGGACGACGAGGCGCTCACGGTGTATCGTCCGCTGCCGCTCTAG
- a CDS encoding cation diffusion facilitator family transporter: protein MSEAPDSGTDGASDRKTRVTVLVALAANLVIAVAKAAGGVFAGSPALLSEAAHSVADSLNEVFLLFALRRSKRPADPRHPFGYGKERFFWALLAAVGIFVMGGCFSVLQGIEALRGGGEQESTTGYVVGLVVLGVALIAEGTSLARAVLQVRGQPGSGIGKDPALRTVIAEDGTAVVGVLLAMAGMALHMVTGQIAWEASASLAIGALLGYVAYRLGRDARDQLIGESADPELRRGIEEMLAAQPEIDEVSSLLTMRLGMDSTLVAARIDLVPGLESEQMELISMRIKASIEKTWPEADQVYLDVTDAARAAADDTP from the coding sequence ATGAGTGAGGCCCCGGACAGCGGGACGGACGGAGCGTCCGACCGGAAGACCAGGGTGACGGTCCTGGTGGCGCTCGCCGCCAACCTCGTCATCGCCGTGGCCAAGGCGGCCGGCGGTGTCTTCGCGGGCTCCCCGGCTCTGCTCTCCGAGGCGGCGCACTCGGTCGCGGACAGCCTCAACGAGGTGTTCCTGCTCTTCGCGCTCCGGCGGAGCAAGCGCCCCGCCGACCCGCGGCACCCTTTCGGCTACGGCAAGGAGCGCTTCTTCTGGGCGCTGCTCGCCGCCGTGGGCATCTTCGTCATGGGCGGCTGCTTCTCCGTCCTGCAGGGGATCGAGGCGCTGCGCGGCGGCGGCGAACAGGAGTCCACCACGGGATACGTCGTGGGGCTCGTCGTACTGGGCGTCGCCCTCATCGCCGAGGGCACCTCACTGGCCCGCGCCGTCCTCCAGGTGCGCGGTCAGCCGGGGAGCGGCATCGGCAAGGACCCCGCGCTGCGGACCGTCATCGCCGAGGACGGCACGGCCGTGGTCGGCGTCCTGCTCGCCATGGCGGGGATGGCCCTGCACATGGTGACCGGACAGATCGCCTGGGAGGCCTCGGCCTCGCTCGCCATCGGGGCGCTGCTCGGCTATGTCGCCTACCGGCTCGGCAGGGACGCCCGCGACCAGCTGATCGGGGAGTCCGCCGACCCCGAACTGCGCCGCGGCATCGAGGAGATGCTCGCCGCGCAGCCCGAGATCGACGAGGTGTCCTCGCTGCTCACGATGCGGCTGGGGATGGACTCGACACTGGTGGCCGCCCGTATCGACCTGGTGCCGGGGCTGGAGAGCGAGCAGATGGAACTGATCTCGATGCGGATCAAGGCCTCCATCGAGAAGACCTGGCCGGAGGCCGACCAGGTCTATCTCGATGTGACGGACGCCGCTAGAGCGGCAGCGGACGATACACCGTGA
- a CDS encoding transketolase, which produces MTTDQNAELFELAQQLRVDAVRAADAAGSGHPTSSMSAADLAAVLLARHLRYDFGRPDRPGNDRFVLSKGHATPLLYAMYLAAGAIDDDELLTFRKKGSRLEGHPTPRIPWVDVATGSLGQGLPVGVGMALAGKCLDQLDYRVWVLSGDSEMAEGSVWEAAEHAGFENLGNLTLIVDVNRLGQRGPTRHGRDLAAYGRRLRAFGWHTVEIDGHDIAAVDAAYEEVRAVTDRPTAIIAGTRKGRGVADVEDREGMHGKPLPDAAAAVEELGGRRSIRVDVHQPADVQPRRITGSGELVLPRYEKGDEVATRNAFGEAVTALGTARGDVVVLDGEVGDSTRAEFFSKKHPERYFECYIAEQQLAAGAVGMQACGYVPFACSFASFLTRAHDFFRMAAIGEADMNVVGSHVGTAIGQDGPSQMGLEDLAMFRSIHGSTVLYPSDANQTARLVAEMADAHGIRYLRTNRGETPVIYGPDEEFPVGGSKVLRSGANDELTLVGAGQTLHECLAAADILAQEGIAVRVIDLYSVKPVDAGTLRTAADQTGCLVTVEDHHPEGGLGDAVAEAFADGRPVPRLVRLAVGNMPGSATPQEQLAAAGIDARSIAAGARLLVEKAVIRPGAAG; this is translated from the coding sequence ATGACCACGGATCAGAACGCGGAACTCTTCGAACTGGCCCAGCAGCTCCGCGTGGACGCGGTGCGCGCCGCGGACGCGGCAGGCTCCGGGCACCCCACCTCATCGATGTCCGCGGCGGATCTCGCCGCCGTACTGCTCGCCCGGCACCTGCGCTACGACTTCGGCCGGCCCGACCGTCCCGGCAACGACAGGTTCGTCCTCTCCAAGGGGCATGCCACACCGCTCCTGTACGCGATGTACCTCGCGGCGGGGGCCATTGACGACGACGAGCTGCTCACCTTCCGCAAGAAGGGCAGCCGCCTCGAAGGACATCCGACGCCGCGCATCCCCTGGGTCGACGTGGCCACCGGATCACTGGGGCAGGGGCTGCCGGTCGGAGTGGGCATGGCGCTCGCGGGCAAGTGCCTGGACCAGCTGGACTACCGCGTCTGGGTGCTGAGCGGGGACAGCGAGATGGCCGAGGGCTCCGTCTGGGAGGCGGCCGAGCACGCCGGATTCGAGAACCTCGGCAATCTGACCCTCATCGTCGACGTGAACCGGCTCGGACAGCGCGGGCCCACCCGGCACGGCCGGGACCTCGCGGCGTACGGGCGCAGGCTGCGCGCCTTCGGCTGGCACACGGTGGAGATCGACGGACACGACATCGCCGCCGTCGACGCCGCGTACGAGGAGGTGCGCGCCGTCACGGACCGCCCCACCGCGATCATCGCGGGCACCCGCAAGGGACGCGGGGTGGCCGACGTCGAGGACCGCGAAGGCATGCACGGCAAACCGCTGCCCGACGCGGCCGCGGCCGTCGAGGAGCTGGGCGGCCGGCGGTCCATCCGGGTCGATGTCCACCAGCCCGCCGACGTACAGCCGCGCCGGATCACCGGCAGCGGGGAGCTCGTGCTGCCGCGCTACGAGAAGGGCGACGAGGTCGCGACGCGCAACGCGTTCGGCGAGGCGGTCACCGCCCTCGGTACGGCCCGGGGCGACGTCGTGGTCCTGGACGGGGAGGTCGGCGACTCGACCCGCGCCGAGTTCTTCTCGAAGAAACACCCCGAGCGGTACTTCGAGTGCTACATCGCGGAACAGCAGCTGGCGGCGGGCGCGGTCGGGATGCAGGCGTGCGGTTATGTCCCGTTCGCGTGCAGCTTCGCCTCGTTCCTCACCCGGGCGCACGACTTCTTCCGGATGGCGGCGATCGGCGAGGCCGACATGAACGTCGTCGGCTCGCACGTCGGTACGGCGATCGGCCAGGACGGGCCGTCCCAGATGGGTCTTGAGGACCTGGCGATGTTCCGGTCGATCCACGGCAGCACGGTCCTGTACCCGAGCGATGCCAACCAGACGGCCCGGCTCGTGGCCGAGATGGCGGACGCGCACGGTATCCGCTATCTGCGGACGAACCGCGGGGAGACCCCGGTCATCTACGGTCCCGACGAGGAGTTCCCTGTCGGCGGCAGCAAGGTGCTGCGCTCCGGCGCGAACGACGAGCTGACCCTGGTCGGGGCGGGCCAGACCCTCCACGAGTGCCTGGCGGCGGCCGACATCCTGGCGCAGGAGGGCATCGCCGTGCGGGTGATCGACCTCTACTCGGTCAAGCCGGTGGACGCGGGAACCCTGCGGACCGCGGCGGACCAGACGGGCTGCCTGGTCACGGTCGAGGACCACCACCCCGAGGGCGGCCTGGGGGACGCGGTCGCCGAGGCGTTCGCGGACGGCAGGCCGGTGCCCCGGCTGGTCCGGCTCGCCGTCGGCAACATGCCGGGGTCGGCCACGCCGCAGGAGCAGCTGGCCGCGGCCGGTATCGACGCCCGGAGCATCGCGGCCGGCGCCCGGCTGCTGGTGGAGAAAGCGGTGATCCGCCCGGGCGCGGCCGGCTGA